The Sinobacterium caligoides DNA window AACTCAGGATGGAACTGGCAAGCGACAAACCAAGGATGCTCAGGCACCTCTACGACCTCTACTAAACTATCATCCGCCGACCAACCACCTATGCGCAGGCCCGCTTTCTGTAGGCGATCCACATAGTTGTTATTAACTTCATAACGATGACGATGACGCTCAATAATCAAGTCTGAGCCGTAGGCTGTACGAGCTAGCGAGTCCGCCACCAAGCGACACTCCTGGCCACCTAAACGCATGGTGCCACCAAGGTCTGAATTCTCATCGCGTGTTTCAGTCGAACCATCACTGTTTTGCCACTCTGCAATCATAGCGACGACAGGGTGCGCGGTCTTATTGTTAAACTCGGTGCTGTGCGCCTCGTCTAGGCCTGCAACATTTCGAGCGAACTCAATAACCGCTGACTGCATACCGAGGCAGATACCAAGGTAGGGCACCTTGCTTTCACGCGCAAACTGAACAGTACTGATCTTACCTTCTACACCGCGATCGCCAAAGCCACCCGGCACTAAAATAGCGTCTTTACCCTCAAGCAGAGCTGTGCCATCACGCTCAATATCTTCAGAGTCGATGTAGTCGATTTTCACCTTAACTCGGTGCTTAATGCCCGCATGCTTAATAGCTTCAATCAATGATTTATAGGCGTCGAGTAGTTCCATATACTTGCCGACCATCGCGATACGAACTTCACCCTGGGGATTAAGTTCAGCCTCAACCACTGCATCCCACTCGTTCAGGTCCGCCTCTGGGCACTCTAAACCAAATTTCTCTACAACGATCGCATCAAGCCCCGTCTCAGAGAGCTGACGCGGAATGCTGTGAATGGTTTTGGCATCTGCCAACGAAATAACCGCGCGCTGCTCTACGTTAGTAAATAACGCGATCTTACGACGCGAAGCCTCATCGATCTCAACTTCGGAGCGACACACCAAAATATCAGGCTGAATGCCGATAGAGCGCATCTCTTTCACTGAATGCTGCGTTGGCTTAGTCTTTGTCTCGCCCGCCGTTGCAATGTAAGGAACGAGAGTCAGATGCATAAATAGCGCTCTATTTGCACCGAGCTCTACCTTCAGCTGGCGAATAGCTTCGAGGAAGGGCTGTGACTCAATATCACCTACGGTGCCGCCAATCTCAACCAGCGCAACATCCGCGCCCGCCGCACCTTCGATAACACGACGCTTAATCTCGTCAGTAATATGCGGGATAACCTGTACCGTACCACCTAGGTAATCGCCACGACGCTCCTTACGCAGTACCGTCTCATAGACTCGGCCTGTGGTGAAGTTATTACGACGCGTCATCGTAGTACGAATAAAACGCTCATAGTGACCTAGATCCAAGTCAGTCTCTGCACCATCGTCAGTAACAAAAACTTCACCGTGTTGAATAGGGCTCATGGTCCCCGGATCCACATTGATATAGGGATCTAATTTCAGCATGGTGACTTTGAGGCCACGCGCCTCCAAAATCGCCGCAAGGGATGCGGAAGCCACACCTTTACCCAAAGAAGAAACAACACCGCCAGTAACAAAAATATAATGGGTCATGCAAAGCCTTTTCAAAGCTAAAACTCGGAGACAGGAGGCCATGAAATGGCCTAGTAAAGATGGGCGCACAGTCTACCAGAAAGCTCAATCGGGCTCAAATAAGTATTAGCCTACAGTCACGCTTTATAGGCATTATTGCAGACACCAAAGACACTCGAGCTGCTGCATGTCGAAGCCTTCCACTCCTCCCTCGCATAAATAAAGGTCAGCCACAGCAATCAGCTGTTCGCCCGCATACAGTAGCGGCACTGTCTGACGAAACCAAGGCGGCACCCCAGCTTCCTGCAGTAACTTCTTTACGCTCCGCCCGCCCTGCCTTGCAAGCGGTCGACAACGCTCTCCTCCACGGCGGTTAGTTACACGCCAAGACGATGTATCCAGCAGCACCTTGCTTTCGATGCTAAACACACCCTGCGG harbors:
- a CDS encoding CTP synthase — protein: MTHYIFVTGGVVSSLGKGVASASLAAILEARGLKVTMLKLDPYINVDPGTMSPIQHGEVFVTDDGAETDLDLGHYERFIRTTMTRRNNFTTGRVYETVLRKERRGDYLGGTVQVIPHITDEIKRRVIEGAAGADVALVEIGGTVGDIESQPFLEAIRQLKVELGANRALFMHLTLVPYIATAGETKTKPTQHSVKEMRSIGIQPDILVCRSEVEIDEASRRKIALFTNVEQRAVISLADAKTIHSIPRQLSETGLDAIVVEKFGLECPEADLNEWDAVVEAELNPQGEVRIAMVGKYMELLDAYKSLIEAIKHAGIKHRVKVKIDYIDSEDIERDGTALLEGKDAILVPGGFGDRGVEGKISTVQFARESKVPYLGICLGMQSAVIEFARNVAGLDEAHSTEFNNKTAHPVVAMIAEWQNSDGSTETRDENSDLGGTMRLGGQECRLVADSLARTAYGSDLIIERHRHRYEVNNNYVDRLQKAGLRIGGWSADDSLVEVVEVPEHPWFVACQFHPEFTSTPRDGHPLFEGFIGAAIKQAKA